The sequence TTAAGCATCTAAAGGATCATATGAATGAGGGAGTACATGTTAAATGTCcatttataaattgtaagaagAAATACAATAAAGTCATTTCTTTTACAAGCCACTTATCGAAATAACACAAAAATGTTTCTTATATTTCCAACCATGCCGAATCTCTACCAGGGCATACCGACGTATTTCATGTGGAAGGCCAAACTAGTCATGATCACGAGACAAATTATCTGGATAATGTTTCTAGTCCACTTGATGTTAATGACATAGCAGAAGTTGAGAGTCAGTTAATGGGTAGCAATGATCAGACGATTAGAGGACACAATGTTTCCTATCTAAAACTAAAACACGGATTAGTTCCAAATCCTTTGTGCTAATATACTTGTGATGTCCAAAGGAAAATTAACTATGAGCCTCTTTGACATCAATGTTTAAGGTATTAGAATGTGTGCACCCTTTCAAACTTATGATATACATATTCttacatacattatttttacaagGTTGCactattttcatcaaaatccttcacgattttaaatttatttatttttttcttgcagctaaaaaatgcttttcaaaatcACAAACTTAGGTGGactgaagattaaaattttaaggagTAGCAATTATGAGTAATTCATTTCGAAAGTCTGTAAAGGATTAGATCAcgaatattcttgaaatttgtttttgcgTGTAAATATTTCAcactaagttttatttttttcaggaaacaACTGCAACAGACGCAGAAGTGATTGAACTGACTAATTCGACGCATCCAGTGATCATTATAAAAGGTGAGTAATTCGACTCAGTCTAGTGTCGGTACACTCCAAATTCGTATGGTATGTAAACAACATTAATTCATCTACGTTCGTCTTTTTCAGGGGGTTCATTATATGATGAGTTCTGTTGCTGCGCAGTCGTTGTGGAAGATTTTATTCTTGTGGAGGGAAGCGATATGTTGGAGGGTACTCTCCTGCTTCTTGCAGCACATTTTTTGTATGGGTACAATTATAAAAAGGAGATATCGTcatctttagaatttttagaaagataaagttctatttcatttgtttttgtttacattcTAATGTTTTCTAATCCCGATTTGAAATATAACTCTAATCCATTTTTTGTATTGCAGGATGATACTTGACATAAAACTTACGGAAGAGCAGAAGAGGGATCAAAAAAGTATGAAAAGCCGCAAACGAAAAAGGGCTGCTCGTGATACAAAATAAATGCAGAATGTAACTAAATTCGGCTCGATGGAATAAATTTTCTAACGGACTATatataattgtttgtcattgctGAATGTCGTAAATtatcataatatttaattttaactatattttcattttattttgtgttaagtcattcagtttatttttgtttttcatattaaaattaaaatttacggaAAAAACTATTGTTTTAATTGATTGGCCcgctaatttatttaaaaaaatatcgaacGATTATGGaggatttaattagaaaaagaaattaaattgtataatCTGCAAGTCAAAgcgttaaatattaaacaattttatttcgaattgaaGAATCGCCAAATGAAATAATTGCAGATTGAAGTTTCGCAAATTGGACGTTGTCacgttaaaaatggtatattttcagatttaaagtttgaaaattggaatatttgaaattcaaaggaattggaattgtattatttataattgagggagtttgaaattgaataattgaaattgggaatttttttactgaataattgTAACttcaaagcaattaaaatttgaacatttgaaattaaaaactaaattgaacctttcaaagtcaaagcttctgaaattcgagaattttaaattcttgttacataacaaaattataatttaacaataaatctgattagacaaaattttctaaaatcaaaaatgaattaaattgttatattgaGTTATTTTGGGGAAATTCCCAAAATATGACACAAATTCACTGAAATAGCTAAGAAGTTTTACTgacattttaagagaaaattcctTAAACTCTGGAAAAATTACCGATATCTATGTGGAATTTTCCCGAACTTTTTTAtgggaaaattaccgaattttcgGGTTTATTGCATCCCGAACATTTTCggtaattttcccgaaaaaatttttacagtgtatgccttgatacatttttcaaaatgcacctaaagagatgaataaCTTAGATAGAATTAAAGGCAAAGTTATAGATATCAAGTCATATGATTATGGATTGTCAACACTACATGCTAGGATTCACGTTATGGAAAATCTTTTACATATAGCCAATCGACTCGTTTTTAACAGATGGCGAGTAGATACGGATGTATTAAAGATTTGCAAAAGAAGGCGAAGACTCGAATTTGCAAAGCTTTTTATCAGAAGAGAGGAGTGGTGATAGATGCAGTAAAACAAGGCTCAGGCACATCCAATGACGGGAATACCACAAGAAGGTTTTTTGCAGACTCTGaaataacagctaaaattacAGAGATAGACTTGGAGTTAGTGAAAAGATTTGCCAATATTCTGCATAAATCAACAAGTACAGAGCAGGTGAagctcggaataaagactacgGGAATATTCGAGAGTTCAATTCACGCAAGTTTTCTCGTGTTGCTACTAACACTGATTTAGCACACAATTAGCACAAAAAATGTTAGTGAGTTCAGATCCATGTATCAGttacgaaagaagaaatatttcaaaattctgaaatttatggaaaagtACTTGTTTTTTCGCATTAATTGCCAATCCCGTTTTCTGATATGAATCTCTCCAAACTTAGGGGTTTGCCtatcaagtcggtgggttattgccaaaagattttatattgagtgaatcttagcatgtagtgttatgattcattctcaatctattgcgattgaaaccccgactttttcgaagtgaaactgccaaaatttggaatttgcttacctaaattatttataaagatttaagttgttatattttactaaatattataaaataaatttttcagcaatatcATAGcgattctagaaaattaaaacttgataaaaccttaaattagaatattttatcacgagaattatttacaaCCActgttattattaacttttttaatatttttgtgactagcagtcattcatccaaccGCTTAAAGcctttccagtgcaaaaacaaaaaaatttctatgcgaaagggccaaattttttaatttgtttaaaaaaatttaaattgctatattttatcaaatatcattgaatatttattattttaagaaatacctgaagtcgttctggcgattgaacgaaataataatttgaaaaaactgaaattttaatattttgccataagaattgtttataaaaatggttattataaactttaaNNNNNNNNNNNNNNNNNNNNNNNNNNNNNNNNNNNNNNNNNNNNNNNNNNNNNNNNNNNNNNNNNNNNNNNNNNNNNNNNNNNNNNNNNNNNNNNNNNNNtaatatgaagcacttttagtaaacagaacgtttttttaccgataataagactatttgctaatttgttcataaaatttgtttataaaaaataaatgagctaatcatcaaattatttgtatcctatgagtccctaaatattcatttaaggcAATATAAAGtatacctaatcagttattaaagcgtaaaaaaattttatgtaaaaaatttcaatttttccatactttgagtgaaaaaattattcataaacaagtagaagagacaaaagtttcGAGCATCAAGTTCTTCAGAATTTCatgatctttaattttttttaaattaataaaaatcggaccaaaattcaaggctctggacatttttgaatgaaaaaagtgcattaccTCCCACTGTGTCGCTGTCTCAGTTTCGTACACTTGGACGTGAGTTGCGAAATTGCGTTTCCATTATTGAGACTGTCACTTTCACcgtgtttttaattgaatttcgcagtattattttagtaatatattaaagatattttttataagacacAACCTTgccgtttaattatttattttaaaaaagttgttcaaagtagtttattgaaacctgcAAAAAtgagtaagtatgcattaaaattaaatattcccgtgtagaaattgccctaatAGTTCCTAATAATATTGGGGCTTTGCTAATGGCCCCAACAGCTTACTTTTATTAGGATTGCTCCCATCAGGACCTATTTTGGTCCGAATATGGCAATCCTTTTAATTGAGATGACTTCCATAATAAG comes from Belonocnema kinseyi isolate 2016_QV_RU_SX_M_011 chromosome 5, B_treatae_v1, whole genome shotgun sequence and encodes:
- the LOC117173602 gene encoding uncharacterized protein LOC117173602, whose translation is MPGHTDVFHVEGQTSHDHETNYLDNVSSPLDVNDIAEVESQLMGSNDQTIRGHNFYFFQETTATDAEVIELTNSTHPVIIIKGGSLYDEFCCCAVVVEDFILVEGSDMLEGTLLLLAAHFLYGMILDIKLTEEQKRDQKSMKSRKRKRAARDTK